In Zobellia roscoffensis, the following are encoded in one genomic region:
- a CDS encoding TetR/AcrR family transcriptional regulator, producing the protein MRVKDDTKISTIFEATVELTSEVGLNKLTMSSIAEKAQLASGTLYIYFDSKEKLLNELYKHLLVRGTLSLLPSVQHLPLKKQFWVIWSNVLKFRVSNSSEVVFMHQFRYSSYVSEETNELDEQFLSYLKTMLNKGKEELIVKNIDNRLMISLLYGYANTFSRQLVKDKIELTDSLMEQSFRVCWDAIKS; encoded by the coding sequence GTGAGAGTTAAAGATGACACTAAGATTAGTACAATTTTTGAAGCGACTGTTGAGTTGACTTCTGAAGTTGGGTTAAATAAACTTACCATGTCATCTATTGCCGAAAAGGCTCAATTGGCTTCCGGAACTTTGTATATATATTTTGATAGTAAAGAAAAACTATTAAATGAGCTGTACAAGCATTTGTTAGTTCGCGGTACACTTTCATTATTACCTTCTGTGCAGCATCTTCCGTTGAAAAAACAGTTTTGGGTTATATGGTCTAACGTACTAAAATTCCGTGTTTCCAATAGCTCAGAGGTGGTTTTTATGCATCAATTCCGGTATTCATCTTATGTATCGGAAGAAACAAATGAACTTGATGAACAGTTTTTAAGCTATTTAAAAACGATGTTGAATAAAGGTAAAGAAGAGCTAATTGTAAAAAATATTGATAACCGTTTGATGATTTCATTGTTATATGGATACGCCAATACTTTTTCGAGACAATTGGTCAAGGATAAAATTGAGTTAACGGATAGTTTGATGGAGCAATCTTTTCGTGTGTGTTGGGATGCCATAAAATCATAA
- a CDS encoding sterol desaturase family protein produces MESYAQALLYAIPFFVVLLAIEIGYGYFVKDQKHKVLDSVSSISAGFTNIIKDTLGLGFILVTYPILLENLAVFTLESTWLLWIVAFVVIDFAGYWNHRLNHKVNFFWNQHVIHHSSEEFNLACALRQSISNLIGYFPLLLIPAAFFGVPNEIIAILAPIHLFAQFWYHTQHIGKMGWAEYIIVTPSQHRVHHAINPEYIDKNLGQILCVWDRWFGTFQEELEDVPPQYGVLKPASTWNPVPINFQHLWRLMQDARRTKSYLDKLRIWFMPTGWRPEDVKTKYPIEIIEDVYGFTRYDTQPSIALKVYAIFQLIATTLFLWFMFFNYTEIGVSGLLVFGFIVFVGIYGYTTLMDRKPYAVYIELFRGIVGLVLISIMGDWFGMNSYITFGSWLVAIYFMITIFFGFYFTYFESAVHNRKTMV; encoded by the coding sequence GTGGAAAGTTATGCTCAGGCGCTTTTGTATGCAATTCCATTTTTTGTGGTGCTTTTGGCCATAGAAATAGGATATGGCTATTTTGTGAAAGATCAGAAGCATAAAGTGCTGGATTCGGTTTCAAGTATCAGCGCAGGTTTTACCAATATCATCAAAGATACTTTGGGTTTGGGTTTTATCTTGGTGACCTATCCTATTTTATTGGAGAATTTGGCCGTGTTTACATTAGAGAGTACTTGGCTTCTATGGATTGTGGCCTTTGTAGTCATAGATTTTGCAGGATATTGGAACCACAGGCTAAATCATAAGGTAAACTTTTTCTGGAATCAACATGTTATTCATCACAGCAGCGAAGAGTTTAATCTTGCATGTGCGTTGCGCCAGTCTATTTCTAATTTAATTGGTTATTTTCCCTTACTATTGATTCCGGCTGCTTTCTTTGGGGTGCCTAACGAGATAATAGCCATACTAGCTCCAATTCATTTATTTGCGCAATTTTGGTACCACACACAGCACATAGGTAAAATGGGTTGGGCAGAGTATATTATTGTTACGCCATCACAACATAGGGTTCATCACGCAATAAATCCTGAATATATAGATAAGAATTTGGGACAGATTCTTTGTGTCTGGGATCGTTGGTTTGGTACGTTTCAAGAAGAGTTGGAGGACGTACCTCCCCAGTATGGCGTATTAAAACCAGCTTCTACATGGAATCCTGTTCCTATTAATTTTCAACACCTTTGGCGATTGATGCAAGATGCGCGGCGCACTAAGAGCTATTTAGATAAATTGCGTATATGGTTTATGCCCACGGGTTGGAGGCCAGAGGACGTTAAAACAAAATATCCTATCGAAATTATTGAAGATGTCTATGGCTTTACGCGATACGACACCCAGCCATCCATAGCTTTAAAAGTATACGCTATTTTTCAACTCATTGCCACAACACTATTTTTATGGTTCATGTTTTTTAACTATACCGAGATTGGAGTGAGCGGACTTTTAGTATTCGGTTTTATAGTTTTTGTCGGTATTTATGGGTACACTACTTTAATGGACCGAAAACCATATGCCGTTTATATTGAACTTTTCAGGGGTATAGTAGGATTGGTGTTGATTTCTATTATGGGTGATTGGTTCGGTATGAATAGCTACATTACTTTCGGAAGTTGGCTTGTTGCTATCTATTTTATGATTACTATATTTTTCGGTTTTTATTTTACCTATTTTGAATCTGCCGTTCACAATAGAAAAACAATGGTTTGA
- a CDS encoding valine--tRNA ligase gives MDIPSKYDALKAENHWYDYWMEHDYFSSTPDEREPYTIVIPPPNVTGVLHMGHMLNVTIQDVLTRRARLMGKNACWVPGMDHASIATEAKVVAKLKSEGIDKADLSREEFLKHAWDWTDEYGGVILGQLKKLGASCDWERTKFTMDDDMYKSVIKVFVDLFNKGLIYRGHRMVNWDPEAQTTLSDEEVVYEEKQGLLYYLSYPIEGSDERVTIATTRPETILGDTAICINPNDERYSHLRGKKVVVPISGRVIPIIEDEYVDIEFGTGCLKITPAHDINDKALGEKHNLETIDIFNANATLNSFGLHYEGKDRFVVRKEITKELEEKGFLVKKENYVNKVGTSERTKAVIEPRLSDQWFLKMEDLVKPAIKSVLETEEVKFFPKKFENTYRHWMENIRDWNISRQLWWGQQIPAFYFGDGQEDFVVAETKGEALKLAQEKSGNANLTEADLKQDEDALDTWFSSWLWPISVFNGILEPDNKEINYYYPTNDLVTGPDIIFFWVARMIISGYEYRDERPFQNVYFTGLVRDKQRRKMSKSLGNSPDALKLIEDYGADGVRVGLLLSSAAGNDLMFDEDLCQQGKNFANKIWNGFRLLKGWEIADLPQPEASKLGIEWYKAKFNKTLVEIEDHFSKYRISDALMAIYKLVWDDYSSWLLEIIKPDYQKPIDRTTYEAVIDLFEQNLKLLHPFMPFLTEEVWQHITERTPEEALVVAKWPQLEKVDEALVESFDIAAEVVSGVRNIRKEKNIPMKESLELMVLNEGKLAKTWDVVIEKLTNVSEISYVDATVDSALSFRVKSNEYFVPISGAIDVEAEIKKIEEELKYTKGFLKSVQKKLSNERFVNNAPEKVITIERQKQADAEAKIETLEKSLASLG, from the coding sequence ATGGATATTCCTTCTAAATATGACGCCTTAAAAGCTGAAAACCATTGGTATGATTACTGGATGGAGCATGATTATTTTTCATCTACTCCAGATGAAAGAGAGCCTTATACAATTGTAATTCCTCCTCCAAATGTAACCGGAGTGCTTCATATGGGGCATATGCTGAACGTTACTATTCAGGATGTATTAACGAGAAGGGCTCGTTTAATGGGCAAAAATGCGTGCTGGGTACCAGGAATGGACCATGCATCTATTGCTACGGAGGCCAAAGTTGTGGCAAAATTAAAATCCGAAGGCATAGATAAAGCTGATTTAAGCCGAGAAGAGTTTCTAAAGCACGCTTGGGATTGGACAGATGAATATGGTGGGGTTATTCTTGGTCAGCTCAAAAAATTGGGCGCTTCGTGTGATTGGGAACGTACCAAATTCACCATGGATGACGATATGTATAAATCGGTCATTAAAGTTTTTGTTGACTTATTTAATAAAGGATTGATATACAGAGGGCACCGTATGGTAAATTGGGACCCTGAAGCGCAGACCACACTGTCTGATGAAGAGGTCGTTTATGAGGAAAAACAAGGTCTTTTGTATTATTTATCATATCCTATTGAAGGTTCTGATGAACGCGTAACTATTGCTACAACAAGACCTGAAACTATTCTTGGTGATACTGCAATTTGCATCAATCCTAATGATGAACGATACAGTCATTTACGTGGAAAAAAGGTAGTTGTACCTATTTCCGGTAGGGTTATACCAATTATTGAAGATGAGTATGTAGATATTGAGTTTGGAACAGGTTGTTTAAAAATAACTCCAGCTCATGATATTAATGATAAAGCTTTGGGTGAAAAGCATAATCTTGAAACTATAGATATTTTCAATGCTAATGCTACGCTAAATTCTTTTGGATTGCATTACGAAGGAAAAGACCGTTTTGTAGTTCGAAAAGAAATAACAAAGGAGCTTGAGGAAAAAGGCTTTTTGGTAAAAAAGGAGAACTATGTTAATAAAGTAGGAACTTCAGAAAGAACAAAAGCTGTTATTGAGCCAAGATTAAGTGATCAATGGTTCTTAAAAATGGAAGACTTGGTTAAGCCTGCCATTAAATCTGTACTTGAAACCGAAGAAGTAAAATTCTTTCCTAAAAAGTTTGAGAACACCTATCGCCATTGGATGGAAAATATTCGCGACTGGAATATTTCGCGGCAATTGTGGTGGGGGCAACAGATTCCTGCCTTCTATTTTGGTGATGGACAAGAAGATTTTGTAGTAGCAGAAACCAAAGGTGAAGCCTTGAAATTAGCTCAAGAAAAGTCAGGCAATGCCAATTTGACAGAAGCGGACCTTAAACAAGACGAGGATGCCCTGGATACTTGGTTTTCATCTTGGTTGTGGCCTATAAGTGTCTTTAACGGTATTTTAGAGCCGGATAATAAAGAGATAAATTACTATTATCCTACCAATGATTTAGTAACAGGTCCGGACATTATTTTCTTCTGGGTGGCTAGAATGATTATTTCCGGTTATGAATATCGGGATGAGCGTCCTTTTCAGAATGTATATTTTACGGGGTTAGTACGGGATAAGCAGCGTAGAAAAATGTCCAAATCTCTTGGGAATTCCCCGGATGCCCTCAAATTAATTGAAGATTATGGGGCAGATGGTGTTCGAGTTGGGCTTTTATTAAGTTCTGCCGCCGGTAACGATTTAATGTTCGATGAAGATTTATGCCAGCAAGGAAAGAACTTTGCCAATAAAATATGGAATGGTTTCCGTTTGTTGAAAGGATGGGAAATAGCAGATTTGCCACAACCTGAAGCGTCTAAATTAGGAATTGAATGGTATAAGGCCAAATTCAATAAAACCTTAGTTGAGATTGAGGACCATTTTAGTAAATATCGCATTTCGGATGCCTTAATGGCTATTTATAAATTGGTTTGGGATGATTATAGTTCCTGGTTATTGGAGATTATAAAACCAGATTATCAAAAGCCAATAGATAGAACTACATATGAAGCGGTGATTGATTTATTCGAGCAAAATCTAAAATTGTTACATCCGTTTATGCCGTTCTTAACTGAGGAGGTATGGCAACACATAACAGAGCGTACTCCGGAAGAGGCTTTGGTAGTAGCAAAATGGCCTCAATTGGAAAAGGTGGACGAGGCTCTTGTAGAAAGCTTTGATATAGCTGCGGAAGTGGTTTCCGGTGTTCGGAATATTCGTAAAGAAAAGAATATACCAATGAAAGAAAGTTTAGAGCTTATGGTTCTAAATGAAGGTAAATTGGCCAAAACTTGGGATGTGGTTATAGAAAAACTGACCAATGTCTCTGAAATTTCATATGTTGATGCTACGGTTGATAGCGCTTTGTCCTTTCGTGTAAAAAGCAACGAATACTTTGTGCCGATAAGCGGAGCAATAGATGTTGAAGCGGAAATCAAAAAGATTGAAGAGGAGTTGAAGTACACCAAAGGCTTTTTAAAATCCGTTCAGAAGAAACTCTCTAATGAGCGTTTTGTAAACAATGCCCCAGAAAAGGTTATAACTATAGAGCGTCAAAAACAAGCAGATGCCGAGGCTAAAATTGAAACCTTAGAAAAAAGTTTAGCCAGTTTGGGGTAA
- a CDS encoding creatininase family protein produces MRPYILAETNWKALKDEKFDLAILPWGATEAHNYHLPYATDNIQADYMTAEAARVAWERGGKPIVLPTLPFGVNTGQSDIYLDINLNPSTQLAILTDIVEVLNRQGVYKLLIFNGHGGNNFKPLVRELGYKFPKMFISFCFFPGVLDKGLYFEEKGDHADEMETSLMLHLQPDLVLPREKWGDGASKKYKIKSFSEGWAWAERKWSEISKDTGVGNPHKATKEKGERFFKDVTLKMGDFIYELCKADTNDLYE; encoded by the coding sequence ATGAGACCTTATATTTTAGCAGAGACCAATTGGAAAGCCTTAAAGGACGAGAAATTTGATTTAGCCATATTGCCATGGGGAGCTACTGAGGCCCATAACTATCATTTACCCTATGCAACCGATAATATTCAGGCCGATTATATGACGGCAGAGGCTGCGCGTGTGGCATGGGAAAGAGGAGGGAAACCTATCGTGTTGCCTACGCTGCCATTTGGAGTTAATACAGGCCAATCTGATATATATCTTGATATAAATTTAAATCCTAGTACACAGCTTGCTATTTTGACTGACATAGTAGAGGTTCTTAATAGACAAGGCGTGTATAAATTATTGATATTTAATGGTCATGGCGGCAATAACTTTAAACCTTTAGTACGTGAGCTGGGCTATAAGTTCCCTAAGATGTTTATTAGCTTTTGTTTCTTTCCGGGGGTTTTGGACAAAGGCTTGTATTTTGAAGAAAAAGGAGATCATGCAGATGAGATGGAAACTAGCCTGATGCTTCATTTACAACCAGATTTGGTATTGCCCAGGGAAAAATGGGGTGATGGGGCTTCTAAGAAGTATAAAATTAAATCCTTTTCGGAAGGTTGGGCTTGGGCCGAAAGAAAATGGTCAGAAATTAGTAAGGATACCGGCGTGGGCAATCCTCATAAAGCAACAAAAGAAAAGGGTGAGCGATTTTTTAAAGATGTGACCCTAAAAATGGGTGATTTTATATACGAACTCTGTAAAGCAGATACTAACGATTTATACGAGTAA
- a CDS encoding PDZ domain-containing protein, translating into MIVPIEVNGTELSFILDSGVSTPILFNISETDSVQINNVSEVTIKGFGENVPIKALVSKGNQFRLKNIENQDQKLFVVMDKSINFSTSLGIPVHGIMGYDIFRDFVVDVNYIKKNIRFRDPESYVYKKNKNNEVLPLAIRAKKAYLNTGLYLKDGKELPVRLLLDTGSSDALWLFENDSINVPDKHYDDFLGKGLNGNIYGKRTKVDGLRIGRFLLNDAKAAFPDKDSFRELTNLVSRNGSIGGCVLKRFNVVFDYQRSRITLRKNSNFNKPFKYNLSGLDLQHDGIRYIAESLSDSQGVVYSGKRDFGNVQLLFENQTRLSVAPEIIVSAIRAGSPAHEAGLKEGDVILAVNGKKIHKYKLQDILEMINEKEGKRIKLLIERYNSDLLFTFVLKNMLK; encoded by the coding sequence ATGATAGTGCCTATTGAAGTCAATGGCACAGAACTATCTTTTATATTAGATTCTGGTGTAAGCACACCTATATTGTTCAATATTTCCGAAACGGATTCGGTACAAATCAATAATGTTTCAGAGGTTACTATAAAGGGATTTGGAGAAAACGTTCCTATTAAAGCCTTGGTTTCAAAGGGGAATCAATTTCGATTGAAAAATATAGAGAACCAAGACCAAAAACTATTTGTTGTCATGGACAAAAGCATCAATTTTTCAACTTCGTTGGGGATTCCTGTTCATGGTATTATGGGGTATGATATTTTTAGGGATTTTGTGGTGGATGTCAATTATATCAAAAAGAATATCCGTTTTAGAGATCCAGAAAGTTATGTGTATAAAAAAAATAAGAACAACGAAGTCTTACCATTAGCTATTAGGGCTAAAAAAGCATATTTGAATACCGGGCTTTATTTGAAAGACGGGAAAGAGCTTCCGGTAAGATTATTGTTGGATACAGGAAGTAGCGATGCGCTTTGGCTTTTTGAGAATGATTCTATTAATGTGCCCGATAAACATTATGATGATTTTCTTGGGAAAGGTCTCAACGGAAATATTTATGGAAAACGAACGAAAGTTGACGGTCTACGTATAGGTCGTTTTCTGTTAAATGATGCTAAGGCAGCCTTTCCTGATAAAGATTCTTTTCGAGAACTTACAAATCTGGTGAGTCGTAATGGTAGTATTGGAGGATGTGTATTAAAACGCTTTAATGTAGTTTTTGATTATCAAAGAAGTCGTATTACCCTTAGGAAGAATTCTAATTTTAATAAACCGTTTAAGTACAATTTATCTGGATTGGATTTGCAACATGATGGCATCCGGTATATAGCAGAAAGCCTTTCTGACAGTCAAGGTGTAGTTTACAGTGGTAAGCGAGATTTTGGTAATGTGCAGTTACTTTTTGAAAATCAGACGAGATTAAGTGTTGCTCCTGAAATAATTGTTTCAGCCATTAGAGCAGGTAGCCCTGCGCATGAAGCAGGTTTAAAAGAAGGTGATGTAATATTAGCAGTGAACGGAAAAAAGATTCACAAGTATAAGCTTCAAGATATTTTAGAGATGATTAATGAAAAGGAGGGTAAACGCATTAAACTCCTTATTGAGCGCTATAATTCTGATTTGCTCTTCACCTTTGTGCTCAAAAATATGCTTAAATAA
- a CDS encoding phosphatidylserine decarboxylase family protein, with amino-acid sequence MFHREGQKIILITFFIVAVIILGSQYAIDIPWLRIGIQLIAVVFLILILQFFRNPTRRAAKNFDEILAPVDGKVVVIEEVEETEYFKEKRIQVSIFMSPTNVHVTRYPASGSVKYSKYHPGKYLVAWHPKSSTENERTTVVIRTPKFGDILYRQIAGALARRIVNYAEEGDNVQQGEDAGFIKFGSRVDLFLPLDCAITVKLNQKVIGAETCVAAVLKKNEEGEITY; translated from the coding sequence ATGTTTCATAGAGAGGGTCAAAAAATTATTCTGATCACCTTTTTTATTGTTGCTGTAATCATACTTGGTTCTCAATACGCTATTGATATTCCTTGGCTTCGCATAGGAATTCAATTAATTGCCGTTGTATTTTTAATCTTAATACTACAGTTCTTCAGAAACCCAACCCGTAGAGCCGCAAAAAACTTTGATGAAATTTTAGCTCCCGTAGACGGAAAAGTAGTTGTTATTGAAGAGGTTGAAGAAACTGAATATTTCAAAGAAAAACGCATACAAGTTTCTATTTTCATGTCACCAACCAACGTTCATGTTACACGTTACCCGGCTAGTGGAAGTGTAAAATACTCAAAATATCACCCTGGAAAGTATTTGGTAGCTTGGCACCCTAAATCCAGTACAGAGAACGAAAGAACAACTGTTGTGATACGTACACCAAAATTTGGTGACATTCTCTACAGACAAATCGCTGGTGCTTTGGCTAGACGTATAGTTAACTACGCAGAAGAAGGTGATAATGTTCAGCAAGGTGAGGACGCTGGTTTTATCAAATTTGGCTCTAGAGTTGATTTATTCTTGCCCCTGGATTGTGCTATTACCGTTAAATTAAATCAGAAAGTAATCGGTGCTGAAACTTGTGTTGCCGCTGTTCTAAAGAAGAATGAAGAAGGAGAAATTACATACTGA
- a CDS encoding DUF1573 domain-containing protein: MKKIVLVLFVGLMGLTLTAQDKAAKIEFKSETVDYGEIQKGADGVRIFEFTNTGQAPLIISKVSSSCGCTIPKKPEDPILPGKTGEISVKYDTNRVGPIRKAITVISNADTPTKVLKIKGEVKASEGK; the protein is encoded by the coding sequence ATGAAAAAAATAGTACTCGTATTATTTGTTGGTCTTATGGGGTTAACCCTTACCGCACAGGATAAGGCCGCTAAAATTGAATTCAAATCTGAAACTGTTGATTACGGTGAAATTCAAAAAGGAGCCGATGGCGTTCGTATTTTTGAATTTACAAATACTGGCCAAGCGCCATTAATTATTAGCAAAGTAAGCTCTAGTTGTGGTTGTACCATACCTAAAAAACCTGAAGATCCAATTTTACCAGGTAAAACAGGTGAGATTTCTGTAAAATATGATACTAACCGTGTAGGTCCAATCAGAAAGGCCATTACAGTGATTTCTAATGCAGACACGCCTACAAAGGTTCTTAAAATTAAAGGTGAAGTAAAAGCCTCAGAAGGCAAATAA
- a CDS encoding pyridoxal phosphate-dependent aminotransferase — protein MPLVSQKGLSMPESPIRKLVPYAEEAKKKGVKVIHLNIGQPDIKTPQVALDAVKNNTLDVIAYSRTEGSEEYREKLAAYYAKNDIHVTAEDIIVTTGGSEALAFTMGSIADNGDEIIIPEPFYANYNGFATATGVKVVPVISNIDSNFALPAIEEFEKLITPKTKAILICNPGNPTGYLYTREEIKKLAAIVKKHDLFLIADEVYREFTYDGKEHYSILQEEGLEEHAIIVDSVSKRYSMCGARIGCLVTKNQDIIKTAIKFAQARLSPPTYAQIASEAALETPQSYFDDVKEEYVGRRNLLIEELEKIEGIKIGKPQGAFYCIAELPITDADDFAQWLLEDFRLNNETVMVAPAAGFYASEGYGKNQIRIAYVLDKDNLKRAVNILKEALKSYIA, from the coding sequence ATGCCATTAGTATCTCAAAAAGGGCTTTCCATGCCCGAATCGCCAATTAGAAAACTAGTTCCTTACGCAGAAGAAGCTAAGAAGAAAGGCGTTAAAGTAATTCATCTTAATATTGGTCAGCCAGATATAAAGACTCCACAAGTAGCGCTAGATGCAGTAAAAAACAACACCTTAGACGTTATTGCCTATAGCCGTACTGAAGGTTCAGAAGAATACCGTGAAAAGCTTGCTGCCTATTACGCCAAGAATGATATTCACGTAACTGCAGAAGATATAATAGTGACCACAGGTGGCTCCGAAGCTTTAGCTTTCACCATGGGCAGTATCGCGGATAATGGCGATGAAATAATCATTCCCGAGCCTTTTTATGCCAATTACAACGGATTTGCTACCGCTACAGGGGTAAAGGTTGTTCCGGTAATATCCAATATCGATTCTAATTTTGCCCTTCCAGCCATTGAAGAGTTCGAAAAACTGATTACACCTAAAACAAAGGCTATTCTTATTTGTAATCCGGGAAATCCTACGGGATACTTATATACCCGTGAGGAAATAAAGAAACTAGCGGCCATCGTTAAAAAACATGATCTGTTCTTAATTGCGGATGAAGTATACCGTGAGTTCACTTATGACGGAAAAGAGCACTACTCTATTTTACAGGAAGAAGGGTTGGAAGAACATGCCATTATCGTAGACTCCGTTAGCAAAAGATATAGCATGTGTGGGGCTCGAATAGGTTGTTTGGTTACCAAGAACCAAGACATTATTAAAACAGCCATAAAATTTGCACAAGCAAGATTATCGCCACCAACGTATGCTCAAATAGCCAGTGAGGCCGCTTTGGAAACACCACAAAGTTATTTTGATGATGTTAAAGAAGAGTATGTAGGCCGTAGAAACCTTCTAATTGAAGAATTGGAGAAAATTGAAGGCATTAAAATAGGCAAGCCTCAAGGTGCTTTCTATTGTATTGCAGAACTACCTATAACAGATGCAGATGATTTTGCACAATGGCTGTTAGAAGATTTTAGATTGAATAACGAAACCGTAATGGTAGCTCCTGCTGCAGGCTTTTATGCCTCGGAAGGGTATGGAAAGAACCAAATTAGAATTGCTTATGTCCTAGACAAAGACAATTTAAAGAGAGCTGTTAATATACTAAAGGAGGCGCTAAAAAGTTATATAGCGTAA
- a CDS encoding acyl-CoA-binding protein, translating into MKKEKLHTDFDKAVEFMNNFTKPLPADLLLKLYAYYKIANKNYSNPGSSTPLINAFKANALIQAKNIKRDDAMRAYIKLVKNEVRKKS; encoded by the coding sequence ATGAAGAAGGAGAAATTACATACTGATTTTGACAAGGCGGTAGAGTTTATGAACAACTTTACCAAACCACTGCCGGCCGATCTACTATTGAAGCTTTATGCCTATTACAAGATAGCTAACAAAAACTATAGCAATCCTGGTAGCAGCACCCCTTTAATCAATGCTTTTAAAGCTAACGCCCTTATTCAAGCAAAGAATATAAAGCGAGATGATGCTATGAGGGCTTATATTAAACTTGTTAAGAACGAGGTGCGTAAAAAAAGCTAA
- the murB gene encoding UDP-N-acetylmuramate dehydrogenase, translated as MEVRKDISLKSYNTFGINAKARFFIEINSLQDLKEALQLDEYPNKFILSGGSNILITNDIDALVIHINLKGKEVLEENDTHVLLKVMAGENWHQMVLWTLDQNYGGLENMSLIPGNTGTAPIQNIGAYGVELKDNFVSCEAMHIETQTLKTFSKEDCQFGYRDSFFKNEGKGKYVITSVTFELSKSNHKKNTSYGAIDTELEKMGISDPTIKDISNAVIAIRQSKLPDPAVLGNSGSFFKNPIISLEDYTRFITLHPEAPSYKITDESYKIPAGWLIEQCGFKGKRFGDAGIHKNQALVLVNHGEATGLEILDLAYRIIKEVDKKFGINISPEVNIIK; from the coding sequence ATGGAGGTTAGAAAAGACATATCCCTTAAATCCTACAACACTTTTGGAATTAATGCCAAGGCTCGTTTCTTTATAGAAATTAATAGTTTACAAGACTTAAAGGAAGCACTTCAACTAGATGAATATCCTAATAAATTTATTCTAAGCGGAGGAAGTAACATATTAATCACCAATGACATTGATGCATTGGTAATACACATTAATCTTAAAGGAAAGGAAGTCCTTGAAGAAAATGACACCCACGTCCTATTAAAAGTTATGGCCGGCGAAAATTGGCACCAAATGGTGTTATGGACGCTAGACCAAAATTATGGTGGATTAGAAAATATGTCTCTTATTCCTGGTAACACTGGTACGGCCCCAATTCAAAACATTGGCGCTTACGGTGTTGAACTAAAGGATAATTTTGTTTCTTGCGAAGCAATGCATATTGAAACTCAAACCCTAAAGACTTTTTCAAAAGAAGACTGTCAGTTTGGCTATCGTGATTCTTTTTTTAAGAACGAAGGAAAAGGAAAATACGTTATTACATCGGTAACGTTTGAATTAAGCAAGAGCAACCATAAGAAGAACACCTCTTATGGTGCCATTGATACTGAACTAGAAAAGATGGGCATTTCAGACCCAACTATAAAAGATATTTCAAATGCTGTAATAGCAATTAGGCAAAGTAAATTGCCTGACCCCGCAGTTTTGGGCAATAGCGGGAGTTTTTTCAAAAATCCGATAATCAGCCTGGAAGATTACACCCGGTTCATTACACTCCATCCTGAAGCTCCATCCTATAAAATTACGGATGAAAGCTATAAAATACCAGCAGGTTGGCTCATTGAGCAATGTGGTTTTAAAGGTAAAAGATTCGGTGACGCCGGTATTCATAAAAATCAGGCGTTGGTTCTTGTCAACCATGGTGAAGCTACGGGTCTAGAAATATTAGATTTAGCCTATAGAATAATTAAGGAAGTAGATAAGAAGTTCGGTATTAATATATCACCGGAAGTAAACATCATAAAATAA